From one Equus asinus isolate D_3611 breed Donkey chromosome 5, EquAss-T2T_v2, whole genome shotgun sequence genomic stretch:
- the GPX7 gene encoding glutathione peroxidase 7, with amino-acid sequence MGKLRSRAWRSTARGEGEGGASCLAGRLAPGPPPPAPRAGSPRPVFALATPPPRERVMVAALVAAWLLLAVAARAQREQDFYDFKAVNIRGKLVSLEKYRGSVSLVVNVASECGFTDQHYRALQQLQRDLGPHHFNVLAFPCNQFGQQEPDSNKEIESFARRTYSVSFPMFSKIAVVGTGAHPAFKYLTQTSGKEPTWNFWKYLVAPDGKVVGAWDPTVSVEEIRPHITELVRKLILKKREDL; translated from the exons atggggaaactgaggtcccgaGCCTGGCGCTCCACCGCCCGCGGAGAAGGGGAAGGGGGCGCGTCCTGCCTCGCGGGCCGCCTGGCGCCGGGgccgccccctcccgccccccgcgCCGGGTCCCCCCGCCCCGTCTTTGCCCTCGCGACGCCGCCACCCCGGGAGCGAGTCATGGTGGCTGCACTGGTGGCGGCGTGGCTGCTCCTGGCGGTCGCGGCCCGCGCGCAGCGGGAGCAGGACTTCTACGACTTCAAGGCGGTCAACATCCGGGGCAAGCTGGTGTCGCTGGAGAAGTACCGCGGGTCG GTCTCCCTGGTGGTGAACGTGGCTAGCGAGTGCGGCTTCACAGACCAGCACTACCGAGCCCTGCAGCAGCTGCAACGGGACCTGGGGCCCCACCACTTCAACGTGCTTGCCTTCCCCTGCAACCAGTTTGGCCAGCAGGAGCCTGACAGCAACAAGGAGATCGAGAGCTTTGCCCGCCGCACCTATAGCGTCTCTTTCCCCATGTTTAGCAAGATTGCAGTCGTCGGCACTGGAGCCCACCCTGCCTTCAAGTACCTGACCC AGACTTCTGGGAAGGAGCCCACCTGGAACTTCTGGAAGTACCTAGTGGCCCCAGATGGGAAGGTTGTAGGGGCTTGGGATCCAACCGTGTCGGTGGAGGAGATCAGACCCCATATCACAGAACTTGTGAGGAAGCTCATCCTGAAGAAGCGAGAAGACTTGTAA